In Salvia miltiorrhiza cultivar Shanhuang (shh) unplaced genomic scaffold, IMPLAD_Smil_shh original_scaffold_287_1, whole genome shotgun sequence, a single genomic region encodes these proteins:
- the LOC131003890 gene encoding uncharacterized protein LOC131003890 has product MDFDPFHYLTLIPFPSADLPPWEPAPATSPFSLPPSEIIPPIPSPMPCTEYVPFDPYPRVTPLPEPGTLEFQHYMHPILYPPSRDAHEGPSHPFPIDSDDEDPDEETPEMTIGHGQTRPLRRRTTADGVDVWEPIPEPSICYPMVDTDVEDETEDDDDSEETEPSEDEEIEPREDMTVDDAGSRVSGDAFGGTGWV; this is encoded by the coding sequence ATGGATTTTGATCCATTTCATTATTTGACATTGATACCCTTTCCCAGTGCTGATCTGCCTCCTTGGGAGCCGGCCCCAGCGACATCACCATTTTCATTGCCTCCTTCAGAGATTATACCACCTATTCCATCTCCGATGCCTTGTACCGAGTATGTGCCTTTTGATCCTTACCCGAGGGTTACTCCTCTACCTGAGCCTGGCACACTTGAGTTTCAGCATTATATGCACCCTATTCTATACCCACCATCCAGAGATGCACATGAGGGACCGTCTCATCCGTTTCCgattgatagtgatgatgaggaCCCAGACGAGGAGACGCCAGAGATGACAATTGGGCATGGACAGACCCGACCACTACGGCGTCGGACCACTGCTGACGGAGTCGATGTATGGGAGCCTATTCCGGAGCCATCTATTTGTTACCCGATGGTAGACACAGATGTTGAGGATGAGACGGAGGATGATGATGATAGTGAGGAGACCGAGCCTAGTGAGGATGAGGAGATTGAGCCCAGAGAGGATATGACAGTAGATGATGCGGGAAGTAGAGTA